The Pygocentrus nattereri isolate fPygNat1 chromosome 17, fPygNat1.pri, whole genome shotgun sequence genome window below encodes:
- the si:ch211-213d14.1 gene encoding uncharacterized protein C11orf53 homolog, giving the protein MEADYSKRVYQGVRVKHTVKDLLAEKRSRQTSGPCFTGVSTPQSPFVQMTGSHVLPGYYSMRRPFISEAEFCPSSKQFSTDVYSSPLTGKSISCDTTSASSYSSLIDSYYPETFSDYRSAALSSGGSTIFSSSALSTLLPPFPGDASHFVLRDSWEQAGTEAVEGLCGDGLAPAPMAMPVTSSLTSSEPASPGQYRSSSRSSGMPQFYSLHSLEDVQYHSSFQPTASSYTCPSYMTASSESAAKMPALSTEETENDPPALNETIPWAKEDATGTWSQYEMRRAF; this is encoded by the exons ACTATTCCAAGCGAGTGTATCAGGGCGTCAGGGTCAAGCACACAGTCAAGGACCTGCTGGCAGAAAAGAGGTCGCGACAAACAAGTGGGCCATGCTTCACT GGGGTGTCAACTCCTCAGAGCCCGTTCGTCCAAATGACAG GCTCCCATGTGCTTCCGGGATACTACAGCATGAGAAGGCCATTCATTTCTGAAGCAGAGTTTTGCCCTTCGAGCAAGCAGTTCTCCACCGACGTGTACTCCTCACCACTGACGGGGAAGTCCATCTCCTGTGACACTACGTCTGCGTCCAGCTACTCGTCCCTCATAGACAGTTACTACCCGGAGACTTTCAGTGACTACCGCAGTGCTGCCCTGTCCAGTGGAGGAAGCACCATCTTCTCATCTTCTGCCTTGTCCACTCTTCTGCCCCCTTTTCCTGGAGATGCTTCACATTTTGTGCTG AGGGATTCCTGGGAGCAGGCTGGGACGGAGGCAGTGGAGGGTCTGTGTGGAGATGGCCTGGCTCCAGCGCCAATGGCCATGCCTGTGACCAGCTCCTTGACTAGCTCGGAGCCGGCCAGCCCCGGCCAATACCGCTCGTCCTCCAGGAGCTCCGGCATGCCTCAGTTCTACTCCCTGCACAGCCTGGAGGACGTTCAGTATCACTCGTCCTTCCAGCCCACGGCCAGCAGCTACACATGCCCCTCATACATGACCGCGTCCAGCGAATCTGCAGCCAAAATGCCAGCCCTGTCCACAGAAGAAACTGAGAATGACCCTCCAGCCCTGAACGAGACGATTCCATGGGCCAAAGAGGACGCCACTGGCACCTGGTCACAGTATGAAATGCGGAGAGCTTTCTGA